The Chryseobacterium geocarposphaerae genome window below encodes:
- a CDS encoding cellulase family glycosylhydrolase codes for MKRAILLSAFLLSQFGTSQLLKTNGQKIVNDKGENVQLRGLGLGGWMLQEGYMLKTADFAGPQYKIKQKIAELIGEDGMNEFYAAYLKNGITKQDIDFLKKAGFNSIRLPMHYNLYTLPIEKEPKKGQNTWLEEGFKMTDDLLKWCAANKMYLILDLHTAPGGQGNDVNISDNDKTKPSLWDSEENQKKTIALWKKLAERYKDEPWIGGYDLINEPNINFTGKNPNGTDEMSNAPLWKLQKEITEAIRTVDKKHIIIIEGNGWGNNYNGLTPLWDNNMAFSFHKYWNYNDDATLKFALDLREKHNIPIWLGETGENSNVWFTELIQLLDKHNIGYAFWPMKKIDNIAGITNVKITPEYQKLLDYWKNGGEKPSKEFAQKTLMQIADNYKFNNVEIKNDVIDAMFRQTKDSSTKPFKNLQAPGKILATDYDLGRMGAAYLDKDFINLWVSDASKRSEWNSGNQLRNDGVDIYKTNDNQYYVGKTENGEWLQYTINAKDSRTYTFDINYASNTTAKIRIEDASGKQLAAVSLNSTGGNEIWKIVSVKGINLKKGENKIRIYFENDGVNLKSFEVK; via the coding sequence ATGAAAAGAGCCATCCTTCTATCCGCTTTTTTATTGTCTCAATTTGGGACATCACAACTTTTAAAGACCAATGGTCAGAAAATTGTAAACGACAAAGGAGAAAATGTTCAATTAAGAGGCCTCGGTTTGGGAGGATGGATGCTGCAGGAAGGCTATATGCTGAAAACTGCAGATTTTGCAGGCCCTCAATACAAGATCAAACAAAAAATAGCTGAGCTGATCGGTGAAGACGGAATGAATGAATTCTATGCTGCTTACCTGAAAAACGGGATCACAAAACAGGATATTGATTTTCTGAAGAAGGCCGGATTTAACTCAATCCGACTTCCTATGCATTATAACCTGTATACTTTGCCTATTGAAAAAGAACCTAAAAAAGGACAAAATACCTGGTTGGAAGAGGGTTTTAAAATGACCGACGATCTTCTAAAATGGTGTGCAGCCAACAAAATGTACCTGATTTTGGATCTTCATACTGCACCCGGAGGACAAGGAAATGACGTTAATATTTCCGACAATGATAAAACTAAACCTTCACTTTGGGACAGCGAAGAAAACCAGAAAAAAACAATTGCTCTCTGGAAAAAACTGGCGGAACGATATAAAGATGAACCGTGGATCGGAGGCTATGATTTAATTAATGAACCGAATATTAATTTCACAGGAAAAAACCCCAACGGAACAGACGAAATGTCTAATGCCCCCCTTTGGAAACTCCAAAAAGAAATTACAGAAGCCATCCGTACGGTTGATAAAAAACACATCATCATTATCGAAGGAAACGGTTGGGGAAATAACTACAATGGCTTAACTCCGCTTTGGGATAACAATATGGCATTCAGTTTTCATAAATACTGGAATTACAATGACGATGCAACGTTAAAATTTGCTTTAGATTTAAGAGAAAAGCATAACATTCCAATCTGGTTGGGAGAAACAGGGGAAAACTCGAACGTATGGTTTACGGAACTTATCCAGCTTTTAGACAAGCATAATATTGGGTATGCATTCTGGCCGATGAAAAAGATCGATAATATTGCAGGAATCACCAATGTGAAAATCACCCCGGAATATCAGAAATTATTAGACTATTGGAAAAACGGAGGTGAAAAACCGTCAAAAGAGTTTGCCCAAAAAACTTTAATGCAGATTGCAGATAATTATAAATTCAATAATGTTGAGATTAAAAATGATGTAATTGATGCCATGTTCAGACAGACTAAAGACAGCTCTACAAAACCTTTTAAAAATCTTCAGGCTCCGGGAAAAATCCTGGCTACAGATTATGATTTGGGAAGAATGGGCGCTGCTTACTTAGATAAAGATTTCATCAATCTTTGGGTAAGTGATGCTTCAAAAAGGTCTGAATGGAACTCGGGAAATCAGTTGCGAAACGACGGAGTTGATATTTACAAAACAAATGACAACCAATATTATGTCGGAAAAACAGAAAATGGAGAATGGCTGCAATATACCATTAATGCAAAAGACAGCAGAACTTATACTTTCGACATCAATTATGCAAGCAATACTACTGCAAAAATCAGGATTGAAGATGCTTCCGGAAAGCAGTTGGCTGCCGTTTCATTAAATTCAACCGGAGGAAATGAAATCTGGAAAATAGTTTCTGTGAAAGGAATCAACCTTAAAAAAGGAGAAAATAAAATCAGAATCTATTTCGAAAATGACGGAGTAAACCTGAAATCTTTTGAAGTAAAATAA
- a CDS encoding DUF5362 family protein, whose translation MMETNSPFEQFEELRIDRISREFLAETAKWATFLSILGFIGIGLMVIVALFVLVIGASTSTSASFAPLGGGAFVSIFYFIVAGFYFVPINYLYKFASNMKNAIRTNNQSSLTSSFEYIKSHYKFIGILTIVMIGIYILMILWMMFAAFGRSM comes from the coding sequence ATGATGGAAACAAATTCTCCTTTCGAACAATTTGAGGAGTTAAGAATCGACAGAATTTCAAGAGAGTTTCTTGCGGAAACCGCAAAATGGGCTACTTTTTTATCTATTCTAGGGTTTATCGGCATCGGGCTTATGGTAATTGTAGCTTTATTTGTATTGGTAATAGGTGCATCAACGAGTACATCGGCAAGTTTTGCGCCTTTGGGTGGTGGTGCCTTTGTAAGTATTTTTTACTTTATTGTTGCAGGATTTTATTTCGTGCCAATTAATTACTTGTATAAGTTTGCTTCTAATATGAAGAATGCGATACGTACAAATAATCAATCAAGCCTAACCTCTTCCTTCGAGTACATTAAATCGCATTACAAGTTTATAGGAATTCTAACCATTGTAATGATCGGAATTTATATTCTTATGATTTTATGGATGATGTTTGCTGCTTTCGGACGCTCGATGTAA
- the bla-A gene encoding CGA/CIA family class A beta-lactamase produces the protein MKKISLLFLLISAFMFAQQSVLDQKINSIIKDKKATVGVSVLGFENGFKYNKNADKKLPMQSVFKFHIAAAVLDFVDKGKLSLDQKIVLDKSNLLENTWSPLRDKYPNGGVEVPLSEVLEMTVAKSDNNGCDILLRLLGGTQTVQKFMDSKGVKGFQIKYNEEAMHKDWNVQYENYSTMNSATDVLKKFYDGKLLSKKSTDYLMKVMLSTSTGLNKLIEQLPKNTPVARKTGASGKNKEGLTGAENEIAIITLPNGKHYAIAVFVSNSMETDAVNCKMISDISKTVWDYFNK, from the coding sequence ATGAAAAAGATAAGTCTGCTTTTCCTTCTGATTTCAGCGTTTATGTTCGCTCAGCAATCCGTTTTGGATCAAAAAATCAATTCCATTATCAAAGATAAAAAAGCGACAGTAGGTGTTTCCGTGCTGGGTTTTGAAAATGGTTTTAAATACAATAAAAACGCAGACAAAAAGCTGCCCATGCAAAGTGTGTTCAAATTTCATATTGCAGCAGCAGTTTTAGATTTTGTAGATAAAGGAAAGCTTTCTTTAGATCAAAAAATAGTATTGGATAAATCTAATTTACTGGAAAATACATGGTCACCTCTTCGCGACAAATATCCTAACGGAGGTGTAGAAGTTCCACTGAGCGAAGTTCTTGAGATGACCGTTGCAAAAAGTGACAACAATGGATGTGATATTCTGTTGAGGCTATTGGGAGGCACTCAAACTGTTCAGAAGTTTATGGATTCTAAAGGGGTAAAAGGCTTTCAGATTAAGTACAATGAAGAAGCTATGCATAAAGACTGGAATGTTCAGTATGAAAATTACAGCACCATGAATTCTGCAACAGATGTATTGAAAAAATTTTACGACGGAAAACTATTATCGAAAAAATCGACAGATTATTTGATGAAAGTTATGTTATCTACCTCAACAGGACTCAACAAATTAATCGAACAGCTTCCTAAAAACACTCCTGTAGCGAGAAAAACGGGAGCTTCAGGAAAAAATAAAGAAGGTTTAACAGGGGCCGAAAATGAAATTGCGATCATTACTTTACCAAATGGCAAGCATTATGCAATAGCTGTATTTGTCAGTAATTCAATGGAAACGGATGCTGTCAACTGCAAAATGATTTCGGATATTTCAAAGACTGTCTGGGATTATTTTAATAAGTAA
- a CDS encoding 3-hydroxybutyryl-CoA dehydrogenase codes for MKNIVVIGAGTMGNGIAHTFAQSGFKVNLVDVSQEALDRGLKTITTNLDRIIAKGNLTEEQKAETLGNITTFTALQDAVGSADLIVEAATENQELKLKIFGQMDEFATENCILATNTSSISITKIAAATKRADKVIGMHFMNPVPIMKLVEIIKGYSTSKETFDAIYEMSKTLGKVPVEVNDYPGFVANRILMPMINESIETLYNGVAGVEEIDTVMKLGMAHPMGPLQLADFIGLDVCLAILNVMYDGFKNPKYAPNPLLVNMVMAGKLGVKSGEGFYDYSESKKAEKVAKMFSK; via the coding sequence ATCAAAAACATTGTAGTTATCGGAGCTGGAACCATGGGGAATGGTATTGCACATACTTTTGCACAAAGCGGGTTTAAAGTGAATTTGGTAGATGTATCTCAGGAAGCTTTAGACAGAGGGTTAAAAACCATTACTACCAATCTTGACAGAATAATTGCAAAGGGAAACCTTACAGAAGAACAAAAAGCTGAAACTTTAGGAAATATCACCACTTTCACAGCGCTTCAGGATGCTGTAGGATCTGCAGATCTTATCGTGGAAGCGGCTACTGAAAACCAGGAATTGAAACTGAAAATTTTCGGACAAATGGATGAATTTGCTACTGAAAACTGTATTCTGGCTACTAATACTTCCTCTATTTCCATTACTAAAATCGCTGCGGCCACAAAAAGAGCAGATAAAGTAATCGGAATGCACTTTATGAATCCGGTTCCTATCATGAAACTGGTTGAAATCATCAAAGGATATTCTACTTCTAAGGAAACGTTTGATGCCATTTATGAAATGAGCAAAACATTAGGAAAAGTTCCTGTGGAAGTGAACGATTACCCAGGATTCGTAGCCAATAGAATTCTGATGCCGATGATCAACGAATCTATCGAAACGCTTTATAATGGTGTTGCGGGAGTTGAAGAAATTGATACGGTAATGAAATTAGGAATGGCTCATCCGATGGGGCCGCTTCAGTTGGCAGACTTTATTGGTCTTGATGTTTGTTTAGCGATCTTAAACGTAATGTACGACGGATTCAAAAATCCTAAGTATGCTCCTAACCCACTATTGGTAAATATGGTAATGGCCGGAAAGCTTGGAGTAAAATCAGGAGAAGGGTTCTATGACTATTCTGAAAGCAAAAAGGCTGAAAAAGTGGCAAAAATGTTCTCAAAATAA
- a CDS encoding META domain-containing protein, which produces MKNLFLSICTAAVLVSCGTVASSSKVGKAQPSIANTKWTLADNVKGQIPTLNVEGAKISGNSGCNRYFGAVTMETASGKFAASQVGSTKMACDNMSVEKNFLDMVQKANRYVVSGSTLELYQDNLLLLKFNKAE; this is translated from the coding sequence ATGAAAAACCTTTTTTTAAGCATATGCACAGCAGCAGTTTTGGTATCATGCGGAACAGTGGCTTCTTCATCAAAAGTGGGAAAAGCGCAGCCTTCGATTGCCAATACAAAATGGACTTTAGCAGATAATGTAAAAGGGCAGATTCCGACCCTGAATGTAGAAGGAGCGAAGATCAGCGGAAATTCAGGATGCAACAGGTATTTTGGTGCCGTTACGATGGAAACAGCTTCAGGAAAATTCGCGGCTTCACAGGTGGGATCTACCAAAATGGCGTGTGACAATATGAGCGTAGAAAAGAATTTCCTGGATATGGTGCAAAAAGCAAACAGATATGTTGTTTCCGGGAGTACATTAGAATTGTATCAGGACAATCTTTTGTTGCTTAAATTCAACAAAGCGGAATAA
- the pheT gene encoding phenylalanine--tRNA ligase subunit beta, translating to MKISNNWLKDYIKTEIKPERIGEFLTDIGLEVEGIEKFESVKGNLEGIVVGKVLTCEKHPNADKLKKTTVEVGNGKVLNIVCGAPNVEAGQTVPVAVVGTKIYDKTGNFFEIKEAKIRGEVSQGMICAEDELGLSEDHGGIMVLDPEKYEVGKNFADYFELTNDEVFEIGLTPNRTDAMSHYGVARDLYAFLSTNQLKSTFEKVSSVVLNNEGTHDFQLEVEDAELCPRYIGAVIEDVKVADSPAWLKDRLKAIGLSPINNVVDITNYILHGYGQPLHAFDADKIADKKVKVGTVKEGTKFTTLDGVERTLNGSEIIIKDGKDNPMCIAGVFGGAHSGVSTETKTIFLESAYFNPVAVRKGAKFHGLNTDASFRFERGVDPNLTRTAITHAIKLISELAEGKLVGELLEEYPKKIEDSYVIIRFSKIEQILGTKIHREKVKEILKSLEIQVLNEIQNGLEISVPAYRADVTREIDVIEEILRIYGYNKIDAPQKISFTPVKLSANDQDELENNWARTLQSLGFNEVMNNSLTSVKDETDAVKLLNPLSGDLAFMRKSLLEGLLQNAIYNINRKNQNIKFFEFGKIYHKKDKYTERKQLAILVSGREVAENWLQPKSATSFYNLKAYVKVLLERLAIDYKEVALSDDRFSDALAYEVDGKVLVRIGKVSAQQLKDFDIDQECFYAEVELEFAQELRSKNELKFKDIPKFNKIRRDLALLIDKSVNYEDLYETAKKNKSPYIKNINLFDVYEGKNLPEGKKSYAMSFELLNEEKTLEEKEIAAVMESLIKSFQKEFNAELRG from the coding sequence ATGAAGATATCAAATAACTGGCTGAAAGACTATATTAAAACGGAGATCAAACCTGAAAGAATAGGAGAGTTCCTTACCGATATAGGCCTTGAAGTTGAAGGAATTGAAAAATTTGAAAGTGTAAAAGGCAACTTGGAAGGGATTGTAGTTGGTAAGGTTTTAACTTGCGAAAAACATCCTAATGCAGACAAACTGAAGAAAACTACCGTAGAAGTAGGAAACGGAAAAGTGTTGAACATTGTTTGTGGGGCTCCGAATGTAGAAGCCGGGCAAACAGTTCCTGTAGCAGTTGTCGGAACCAAAATCTATGATAAAACCGGAAACTTTTTTGAAATAAAAGAAGCAAAAATCAGAGGAGAGGTTTCTCAGGGAATGATTTGTGCAGAAGATGAATTGGGACTGAGCGAAGATCATGGAGGAATCATGGTATTAGATCCGGAAAAATATGAAGTAGGAAAAAATTTCGCTGATTATTTCGAACTGACCAACGATGAGGTTTTTGAAATTGGTTTAACTCCAAACAGAACCGATGCCATGTCTCATTACGGCGTTGCAAGAGATTTATATGCTTTCCTTTCTACCAATCAGTTGAAATCTACTTTTGAAAAAGTTTCTTCAGTAGTGTTGAATAACGAAGGCACTCACGATTTCCAACTGGAAGTTGAAGATGCGGAATTGTGCCCAAGATATATCGGAGCAGTAATTGAAGATGTAAAAGTTGCAGACTCTCCGGCTTGGTTAAAAGACAGATTAAAAGCCATCGGATTGAGCCCGATTAATAACGTTGTAGACATTACCAATTATATCCTTCACGGGTATGGTCAACCACTTCACGCTTTTGATGCAGATAAAATTGCAGACAAAAAAGTAAAAGTGGGAACGGTAAAAGAAGGAACAAAATTCACAACTTTAGATGGTGTTGAAAGAACTTTGAATGGTTCTGAAATCATCATTAAAGACGGAAAAGACAACCCAATGTGTATTGCCGGAGTTTTTGGCGGTGCTCATTCAGGAGTGTCTACAGAAACAAAAACAATTTTCCTGGAAAGTGCTTACTTCAATCCTGTTGCAGTAAGAAAAGGAGCTAAATTCCACGGACTGAATACGGATGCTTCTTTCAGATTTGAAAGAGGAGTAGATCCGAATCTTACGAGAACTGCCATTACTCACGCGATTAAATTAATTTCGGAATTAGCAGAAGGGAAGCTTGTAGGAGAATTGTTGGAGGAATATCCAAAGAAAATAGAAGACAGCTATGTGATCATCAGATTCTCTAAAATTGAGCAGATTTTAGGAACAAAAATTCACAGAGAAAAAGTAAAGGAAATTTTAAAATCTTTGGAAATCCAGGTTTTAAATGAAATTCAGAACGGTCTTGAGATTTCAGTTCCTGCTTACAGAGCAGATGTAACGAGAGAAATCGACGTGATTGAAGAGATTTTGAGAATCTATGGATACAACAAAATTGATGCTCCGCAAAAGATTTCATTTACTCCTGTAAAGCTGAGCGCAAACGATCAGGATGAATTGGAGAACAACTGGGCAAGAACTTTACAAAGCTTAGGTTTCAATGAGGTAATGAACAATTCATTAACTTCTGTAAAAGATGAAACGGATGCAGTGAAGCTATTGAATCCTTTGAGTGGTGATTTGGCGTTCATGAGAAAATCTTTATTGGAAGGTCTTCTTCAGAATGCAATCTACAATATCAACAGAAAAAATCAGAACATCAAGTTTTTTGAGTTCGGAAAAATCTATCATAAAAAAGATAAATATACTGAGAGAAAGCAGTTGGCTATTTTAGTTTCAGGAAGAGAAGTTGCTGAAAACTGGTTACAGCCAAAATCTGCAACGAGTTTTTATAATTTAAAAGCTTATGTAAAAGTTCTTTTAGAAAGATTAGCAATTGATTATAAAGAAGTTGCTTTATCAGACGATAGATTCTCTGATGCTTTAGCATATGAAGTGGATGGAAAAGTTTTAGTAAGAATCGGAAAAGTTTCTGCTCAGCAACTGAAAGATTTTGACATCGATCAGGAATGTTTCTATGCAGAAGTTGAATTGGAATTTGCTCAGGAATTGCGTTCTAAAAATGAATTGAAATTCAAGGATATTCCTAAATTTAACAAGATCAGAAGAGACTTAGCATTATTGATTGATAAGAGCGTGAACTACGAAGATCTGTATGAAACTGCTAAAAAGAATAAGTCTCCTTACATTAAAAACATTAATTTATTTGATGTATACGAAGGGAAAAACCTTCCGGAAGGTAAGAAATCTTACGCAATGAGCTTTGAGCTTTTAAATGAAGAAAAAACATTAGAAGAAAAAGAGATTGCAGCAGTAATGGAATCTTTGATTAAATCTTTTCAGAAAGAATTCAATGCTGAATTGAGAGGATAA
- a CDS encoding LytR/AlgR family response regulator transcription factor produces MRKLTCLIADDEPMALNLIESYVLKTPFLELKAKCNSAIEAMQVCEEEKEIDLFFLDIQMPDLSGLEFSKLLPATSKVIFTTAFDQYAIDGYKVSALDYLLKPFDYNEFLNAAQKARTYFEAVPESTPQKTEKKQSFIFVKSEYRQVKIEFSEVLYIEGLKDYVKIYLKDNPKPILTLMSLKKLEEELPSEDFMRVHRSYIIALNKIEAIERNHIVIGNQQIVIAPNYKKTLMDYIEGKSL; encoded by the coding sequence ATGAGAAAACTTACCTGTTTAATTGCTGATGATGAACCTATGGCTTTAAATCTTATAGAGAGTTATGTTTTGAAAACCCCTTTTTTGGAGCTCAAAGCAAAATGCAACAGTGCAATAGAAGCAATGCAGGTGTGTGAAGAAGAAAAAGAGATTGATCTTTTCTTTCTGGATATTCAGATGCCTGATCTTTCAGGGTTGGAATTCTCGAAACTGCTTCCTGCAACAAGCAAAGTGATCTTTACAACTGCCTTCGATCAATATGCAATTGACGGCTATAAAGTGAGTGCCTTAGACTATCTTTTAAAACCATTTGATTATAATGAGTTTCTGAATGCCGCTCAAAAAGCAAGAACTTATTTTGAAGCAGTTCCAGAGTCTACACCGCAAAAAACAGAGAAGAAACAAAGTTTCATTTTTGTAAAATCAGAATACCGACAGGTTAAAATTGAATTCTCAGAAGTTCTTTACATTGAAGGATTGAAAGATTACGTAAAAATATATCTTAAAGATAATCCTAAACCTATTTTAACATTGATGAGCCTGAAAAAACTTGAAGAAGAATTACCTTCCGAAGACTTTATGAGGGTTCACAGATCATATATCATTGCTTTAAATAAAATAGAAGCCATTGAAAGAAACCATATTGTTATCGGAAATCAGCAGATTGTCATTGCTCCCAATTATAAGAAAACATTAATGGATTATATTGAAGGGAAAAGTCTATAA
- a CDS encoding sensor histidine kinase encodes MITLKNKKLEVSIHLLIWLVLFFLPAAFSLGSDGNWLELFKHFWLQLMFLAIIFYINYFVLINWLYTDKKLYFIFTNIILIIALIILKQQIFSLIETPRPKGGGGRRPPEGFIYFMDFMIYMIPVAFAIAINSGQKMKQAEEIKREADNIKLKSELQHLKYQLQPHFFFNALNNIYSLIDFAPEKAKHSIHSLSKLMRHLLNKTDVEKIRLVDEIDFLNKYIELMTLRLNDNTKVFTSFPKMIPNLEIAPLLFISVVENAFKHGVSATQHSDISFKMEIVEDEIHFTASNSNFPKTERDKSGSGIGVENLKKRLSLLYPGKHEFHSHLNNGMYIAEMKLKTK; translated from the coding sequence ATGATTACCTTAAAAAATAAAAAACTGGAAGTCAGCATTCATCTATTGATCTGGCTGGTTCTGTTCTTCCTTCCTGCTGCTTTTTCATTGGGCTCAGATGGAAACTGGCTGGAACTTTTCAAACATTTTTGGCTGCAGTTGATGTTTTTAGCAATCATTTTTTATATCAATTATTTCGTATTGATTAATTGGTTGTATACCGATAAAAAACTTTATTTCATATTCACGAACATTATACTCATCATTGCATTAATCATTTTAAAGCAGCAGATTTTTTCATTAATAGAAACGCCAAGACCAAAAGGGGGAGGAGGAAGACGTCCGCCGGAAGGCTTTATCTATTTTATGGATTTTATGATCTATATGATTCCTGTAGCTTTTGCAATCGCCATCAATTCCGGGCAGAAAATGAAACAGGCAGAAGAAATTAAACGGGAAGCAGATAATATTAAATTGAAATCAGAATTACAGCATTTAAAATATCAGTTACAGCCGCATTTCTTCTTTAATGCTTTAAACAATATCTATTCACTGATTGATTTTGCACCGGAAAAAGCAAAGCACAGTATTCACAGTTTAAGCAAGCTGATGCGGCATCTTCTGAACAAAACAGATGTAGAAAAAATAAGATTGGTTGATGAAATCGACTTTTTGAACAAGTATATAGAGTTGATGACACTCAGACTGAATGATAATACCAAGGTTTTTACAAGCTTTCCGAAGATGATTCCGAATCTTGAAATAGCTCCTTTGCTTTTCATTTCAGTAGTGGAAAATGCTTTTAAACATGGGGTTTCGGCGACACAACATTCAGATATTAGTTTTAAAATGGAAATTGTGGAGGATGAAATTCATTTTACCGCTTCCAACTCTAATTTTCCAAAAACTGAAAGAGATAAAAGCGGATCGGGGATTGGGGTTGAAAATCTCAAAAAAAGATTGAGTTTGCTGTACCCCGGAAAACATGAATTCCATTCCCATCTCAATAACGGAATGTATATTGCAGAAATGAAACTGAAAACAAAATAA
- a CDS encoding ABC transporter permease gives MNFLNLLKIAWKAILLNKTRAMLTMLGIIIGVASVIAMLAIGEGSKESIKKNISSMGANLITVRPGAGMMGGVRSDPSAMQTLTLADYNALKKQVKLIKNISPLVNGSGQSIAGSNNWPTSIYGVSPEYLKIRDWGVEEGSMFTEDDVEAYGKVAVIGKTVQENLFPNENPIGKMIRFKNIPFKVIGVLKEKGENTFGQDQDDIIIAPYTAVQKRILAQTYLQSIVASSLNEENSEAAVNEIKAVMENQHKIKPEEDNDFNVSSQQELISTFSSTSEMLTVLLVAIASISLIVGGIGIMNIMYVSVKERTKEIGLRMAIGAKGNDILMQFLIESVLISITGGVLGVIIGLVATFCVKQFAGWPVSITMVSIVISFAVCNITGVFFGWYPARKAAQADPINALRYE, from the coding sequence ATGAACTTTTTAAACTTACTTAAAATAGCCTGGAAAGCAATTTTGCTTAATAAAACCAGAGCAATGCTTACCATGCTCGGAATTATCATCGGAGTAGCATCTGTTATTGCGATGTTGGCAATAGGAGAAGGATCGAAAGAGAGCATCAAAAAAAATATTTCCAGTATGGGAGCCAATCTGATTACAGTACGTCCCGGAGCAGGCATGATGGGGGGAGTACGTTCAGATCCATCAGCAATGCAAACCCTTACTTTGGCAGATTACAATGCTTTAAAAAAACAGGTGAAATTGATTAAAAACATTTCGCCACTGGTAAATGGAAGCGGACAAAGTATTGCAGGTTCCAATAACTGGCCGACTTCAATTTACGGTGTATCTCCGGAATATCTGAAAATTCGTGATTGGGGAGTGGAAGAGGGCTCCATGTTTACAGAAGATGATGTGGAAGCTTATGGGAAAGTTGCTGTAATCGGGAAAACAGTTCAGGAAAATCTTTTCCCTAATGAAAATCCTATCGGAAAAATGATCCGTTTTAAAAATATTCCGTTTAAAGTAATCGGGGTTTTAAAAGAAAAAGGAGAGAATACTTTTGGGCAGGATCAGGATGATATCATTATTGCACCTTATACGGCGGTTCAGAAAAGAATTTTGGCGCAAACCTATTTGCAGTCTATTGTAGCATCCTCTTTAAACGAAGAAAATTCTGAAGCGGCAGTGAATGAAATCAAAGCCGTAATGGAAAATCAACACAAGATAAAACCTGAGGAAGACAATGATTTCAATGTTTCTTCCCAGCAGGAACTTATCTCGACATTTAGCTCTACCAGTGAAATGTTGACCGTGCTTTTAGTGGCTATTGCAAGTATTTCCTTAATTGTAGGCGGAATCGGGATTATGAATATTATGTATGTTTCTGTAAAAGAAAGAACCAAAGAAATTGGATTGAGAATGGCGATAGGAGCAAAAGGAAATGATATTTTGATGCAGTTTCTCATAGAATCGGTGCTGATTAGTATCACAGGAGGAGTTTTAGGAGTAATAATCGGGTTGGTCGCTACGTTTTGTGTAAAACAGTTTGCAGGCTGGCCGGTAAGTATTACGATGGTTTCCATTGTTATTTCTTTTGCAGTCTGTAACATTACAGGAGTCTTTTTCGGATGGTATCCTGCAAGAAAAGCAGCTCAGGCGGATCCTATCAATGCGCTGAGATATGAATAA
- a CDS encoding ABC transporter ATP-binding protein, translating into MKPIIHIENLKREFRMGDEIVHALKGINLTINEGEFVTIMGTSGSGKSTFLNILGCLDQPTSGTYELDGVLVKELNKNQLADIRNKKIGFIFQSYNLLARTSALENVELPLLYNSKVSAEERRERAVKALKQVRLESRIHHVPSQLSGGQQQRVAIARALVNQPVILLADEATGNLDTRTSYEVMNLFQELNDQGITIGFVTHEDDIAKFSKRTVVLKDGKITEDRQVTQRLYASEELAKLPPAE; encoded by the coding sequence ATGAAACCCATTATCCATATAGAAAATTTGAAACGTGAGTTCAGAATGGGCGATGAAATTGTTCACGCGTTGAAAGGAATTAATCTTACCATAAATGAAGGTGAATTTGTAACCATCATGGGAACCAGTGGTTCTGGTAAATCTACCTTTCTGAATATTTTAGGATGCTTAGATCAGCCAACCTCAGGAACGTATGAATTGGATGGTGTTTTGGTAAAAGAACTTAATAAAAATCAACTGGCAGATATAAGAAATAAAAAAATCGGATTTATATTTCAATCCTACAACTTATTGGCAAGAACAAGTGCGCTGGAAAATGTAGAGCTGCCACTATTGTATAACTCTAAAGTTTCAGCAGAAGAAAGAAGAGAGCGTGCTGTAAAGGCATTGAAACAGGTACGGTTGGAAAGTAGAATTCATCATGTTCCCAGCCAACTTTCCGGAGGACAGCAGCAGAGGGTCGCTATTGCAAGAGCGTTAGTAAATCAACCCGTCATTTTATTGGCAGATGAAGCAACTGGAAATTTAGATACCAGAACTTCTTATGAGGTCATGAATCTTTTCCAGGAATTAAATGATCAGGGAATTACTATAGGATTTGTAACCCATGAAGATGACATTGCAAAATTCAGTAAAAGAACGGTGGTGCTAAAAGATGGAAAGATTACTGAAGACCGACAGGTAACTCAAAGATTGTATGCTTCGGAAGAGTTGGCAAAACTCCCACCAGCAGAATAG